The window TAAGACAGGTGCTGCATGGCTGTCGTCAGCTCGTGTCGTGAGATGTTGGGTTAAGTCCCCTAACGAGCGCAACCCTTATTGTATGTTGAATTTTCGTACAATACTGCCCTAGTGATAGGGAGGAAGGTGGGGATGACGTCTAGTCAGCATGGCCCTTATGCCTCGGGCGACACACATGCTACAATGGTTAGTATAATGGGTCGCGAAGCAGCAATGCGGAGCTAATCCTTTAAAACTAATCTCAGTTCGGATTGAAGGCTGCAACTCGCCTTCATGAAGTTGGAATCGCTAGTAACCGCAAATCAGCCACGTTGCGGTGAATACGTTCTCGGGCCTTGTACACACCGCCCGTCACACCACGAAAGTTGGTAGTACCTGAAGTTCCATTTTGGGCCCACGGTAAGACCAGTAATTGGGGTGAAGTCGTAACAAGGTATCCGTAGGGGAATCTGCGGATGGAATACCTCCTTTCTAACGGATTTTTTCCGACGCTTAGTCGGAACAGTTCGTAGGTCGGTCTTCCGATAATAATCGGGAGCCACGGCGATTTCTGTTATTCTTAGGTTGTTAAAAAAATGGTGAGCAGCAAACAGGTAGTAATTTAAGTTATTATTTGTTTGCTGTTTTTAGGTTAAGTATAATTTCAGAGTCTTGAAAAGGTAGTCTTTGGAATTTATAATATTAAATGTTAGCTGTTTTTATCGGGGCGTGTAGCTCAGCTGGTTAGAGCGCTACACTGATAATGTAGAGGTCCCTGGTTCAAATCCAGGCACGCCCACCATTCGACTCGTTCCTAATAAATTAGGAACTCGCTCATGGTAAACCATACCCCAGAAATGATATTAGTAAATTTCGATTAGAGGTCGAATGATCCCGAGCGAAATCGAGGGACCAATTTAAAACAGCAGAAGCTAAGAAGTTTTATATAATTTTAAAATATGAAAGAAAAAGTTATTAAAAGAACAAAAAAAGAGATATTACTAATCCAAAGCAAAATGATCAATACGGTCAAGGATTTAGCGATAACCGCTTTTGGGTTAGTGGCAGCTCTTGCATGGAATGCAGCAATCCAGAAATTATTTGAGGTGATTTTTCCCAATAAAACAAATAGCTTAATCGCAATGTTTTTATATGCTCTATTTGTAACCGCTATTGTTGTTTTTGTTACATATTATTTAATTCGCATCGCTGATACTATAAATAGTGCTGCAGAGATAGAAGAAGATGACAAAAAAGACAATAATAAAAAATGATTAAAAGCAAACCCGATAATTTTACATTAAAAGTTTTAGAATTTGTCAAAAATATTTCTAAAGGGAAACTTATTACTTATAAAATGATTGCCGAAGGCTTTTCGTGCAGTAGGAAATGTATTAAATAAAAATACGGATTTAAAGAGAATAATTAATCTAACTTATCTTTTGCTGAAAAAAAATTAAAAAAAGCCTTGTCAGATAAACAAAAAATTGTATACTAGGCATAAGGAGTATTATTTGGAAACGAAAGAATTAGCAAATACCGAAAGATCAATTTTTGAAGAAGCTTTATTATGTATTGAAAAAATAGAAGTAGGTAAAGTTTTAGAAGGTACTGTTATTGATTTAAGAAACAATGAAATATGGGTTGACTTGGACGGCAGAGCAACCGGCGTAGTTTACAAAAGGGAGCTAGGTGATAGGTCCTCGATTATTGACTTAGCAAAAGGTGATCGAGTTTTAACTTATGTTTTGGAAGAAGAAGACGAAGACGGTCTTTTGGTTCTTTCATTGAAAAAAGCAGGTAAGGAAAGAGTGTGGACTGATCTTAAAAGAAGCATGGAAAAGAGTGTATCTCTCGAGGTTAGAATTACTGATGCAAATAAAGGCGGTTTGCTTGTGATGATTGAGGGTGTACAAGGTTTTATACCAGTTTCCCAACTTACGGCGGAGTATTATCCTAGAGTTGAGGGGGGTGATAAGGAAGAAATATTATCAAGGCTTACAAGTCTTATCAGTAAGAGTATGCTAGCAAAAGTTATAGATATAGATCGTGCCTCAAACAAACTTATACTTTCACAGAAAGCAACTAAAACCGATGAACAAAAGAAATTTTTAGATGGTTTGGACGTAGGCCAAAAGATTAAAGGTAGGATATCTGGGGTGGTTGATTTTGGTGTTTTTGTAAATATAGGAGATATCGAAGGATTAGTGCATATTTCTGAAGCTTCATGGGAAAGAATTGATGATATTAGAAAAATTGTAAAAGTCGGCGATGAGATCGATGTTATAATAGTAGAAATAGACGAAGATAAAGTATCTTTGAGTATAAAAAGATTGCTTCCAGACCCTTTTAAAGAAGCTATAAAGCAATTTAATGAGGGTGATATTGTTAAGGGTAAAGTTGTTAAAGTTACTCCTTTCGGTGCTTTT is drawn from bacterium CG_4_10_14_0_2_um_filter_33_32 and contains these coding sequences:
- a CDS encoding 30S ribosomal protein S1, producing MYTRHKEYYLETKELANTERSIFEEALLCIEKIEVGKVLEGTVIDLRNNEIWVDLDGRATGVVYKRELGDRSSIIDLAKGDRVLTYVLEEEDEDGLLVLSLKKAGKERVWTDLKRSMEKSVSLEVRITDANKGGLLVMIEGVQGFIPVSQLTAEYYPRVEGGDKEEILSRLTSLISKSMLAKVIDIDRASNKLILSQKATKTDEQKKFLDGLDVGQKIKGRISGVVDFGVFVNIGDIEGLVHISEASWERIDDIRKIVKVGDEIDVIIVEIDEDKVSLSIKRLLPDPFKEAIKQFNEGDIVKGKVVKVTPFGAFVQVETHDKKNLIDGLVHISELSDEHVSNPKDVIKEKEVYNLKIISIEEENRKLSLSLREVEEKAKVKTKSKEKERV